The genomic stretch AAAGATAACTGTCAGTACGAAACACTTGTTTAACAAATACCTCATCTGCCACCAGCCGCAGAGGCCGACCATTCAGACGTAGACTGCTTTTTGCTCGTCTTCCTGAGCCACGGCGAGAACGATCAAGTTTACACCTACGATGGAAAGATCAATGTTCAGGACATCACATCCCTGTTCAAAGGAGACAAGTGCAGGAGCCTTGTGGGGAAACCAAAGATCTTTATATTACAGGTACATAGCAAAAATCAAAACCTGTTCAAAACCTTCAGAGTTAATGCTTTGCTGGAAATCCATAATTTTTTTAACCGTCCCTAGGCGTGCCGTGGAGACAAGCATGATAATCCAGTGACTGCCTGTGATGCTGTGGACAGCGAGTTGAAGACAAATGAGGTGGTGGTGGACGCTTGTGCCGTACAGACCCTCCCTGCCGGGGCTGATTTCCTCATGTGCTACTCTGTGGCTGAAGGTGAGCCAGCTGAGATGTTAACTCTTTATCTGCTCATCTTGTAACAAGATGGGGGGTAGGTTCACGTTTCATTTGAGTTAGTTGATTCTTTGAAAATATGAACCATCAACCCCACTTTGAAACTTTAAATGTCACTTTCAAAAGTTCTTATTTCTGTTCAGTCAACAACTATCCTGTCCTGTCCCTTGTGTTGTTTGTTAAGGATACTATTCCCATCGGGAGACCATTAACGGCTCCTGGTACGTCCAGGATCTGTGTGAGCTGCTTCAGAAGTTTGGGGATTCCCTTGAATTCACTGAATTACTCACGCTTGTCAACAGGAAAGTGTCGATGAGGAGTGTCGGCAACAGTAGCGACCGAAATGCCATCGGGAAGAAGCAAGTACCTTGCTTTGCTTCAATGCTCACCAAGAAACTCTACTTCCGACCAAAAAAGTAACAGCTTTAGACCTCAGGCACGAAATGAGCTGGTTTTTTTAATCACTCCTCTAAGGgagattttaaagatttttgttgtttttctttcatcttcctctgtATGTTTCTCATAAAAACTATGATTCACTTCTAAGTGCTCTATCGTgggcagctggacttgtttaGTTTgttccagttgcctatgatgtAGCACTTAGAATTATCATGACTTGGATGACTGAGGTTCTTGACCAACTATTATTTACACATGCATTAAACAATCAGCCTAATGGGGATCTGCAGTGAAACCAGTGGTTACAAAGTAACAGGAACAACTTGTACTCAAAGTGCACTGAGCAAATTTTAATATTCCTGGCCCTAGGCAATGACATCATTCCTGAAACCGTCGAAATCAGGTTTATGGATTCGCATGACAGAGAATCAAGACAGCAGTAAGGAAGAGGTAGAGAAATCTGATTACTGACCTACTGCAAGTAGACACTTTACAGTTTATTTGAGCCATCTGAGCCTTGTTTCCCCACATGGATCGAGTTTCTTGTGCGAATGCAAAATATACAGTTGACATTATAATGCAATCTAATACAACAGCCCCACATGAATTTGAAGTTCTATTTGCGGGCTAATATTAGCGTACTTTATCATAATTGATCAGATTATTGAACAGTATATAAAAACAATTCATTTATAGTCCTGACTGTAAATTTTCCAGCCTCTAGTATAAATCTGTCACAACTCTTTTGCAGGAGGGATCCCTGCAAAGAAATGCTAACAGAGCTGTgccaaaaaaatacaattagcCCAGTTATAATTAGAGTTGATAAACTTTTCCAGAATAAAGCTTGTAGGGGAAAGAGTAGAGGCACTATTTTACATAGTAAACATCATATATTTAATATGTGTGCCTTGTTTCTTTTACAGACTACACTGATCGGATTTACCACATCAGCTGAACAATGcatttttgtattcatttgcCTCTGTTAGGGGTGTCACAATATACAGTTATCGATAAGAACtgtgatataaaataaatgaaatatcgTTAAAGCTACATTTGACATCGCGACGGCCCCAGTCTGACTTCATAAGCTTTACTAATTTCTTTGCTCATTTGTGACAGAAATCTCAACTCAACTTGTGGTCTTGTTGTATAGGATTGCATTATATTTAAAGGTGTTTCCTGTTATTTTGTAGATCAATTCACATTTTGCACTTTCAAGAAATTGCTTTTTAAACTTCTGGATTCTTATGGGCCACATTCCGCGTTAGCTACTTTTCTTAGCCGCTTTATCATAATTTTGCTTGCCTGTTTAATCCAGCTGAAATTACTAAAAGGTACCACACACGTTGCCTTATCCAGCAGCTGACAAGCCAATGGAGCAATAGCAGTTGACATTTCCAGTGGCCTTGCGCGGGGAAGACCAAAACATTATCTCTGGGGAAACTGGAAATGTCAGTTGAGTTTGGTTTTCTTGACTCAGCAGCAGGAATTTCTTAGAAGCCAGAAATGCTTTCCACCTCACTGTATCTTATGTAACAGCATGGCAAGCTGGTACTTCCATTTACTTTTCCACAGGTTGTATTAATACTTAATTATGTCTTTACTCACAGCAATGATCAAGTAATAACAATCATAGCAGATTATTCATGCACCacataaaaatgctgtttgtgttCAAGCTCACTCCATCAAAAAGGGAattcatgtttgtgttgttctttgtgtttacaGTACAAAATGTAGTAAAGCgtatttgcacccaaaatggcAACAAACACCAGTGTGGAAAGTACCTCAGGGAGAAGGggtgttcatttaaaaaacaaaaaaacaaactgtactgTGGACTTAAAACACTTCTAGCTGTGTCACATGATCTATGACTCAGGAAAAAACCAAAGCTACCAGCATACACTGATCCTGTATTTTTGTGGTTTTACTGTCATGACTTTGTgtaataaaatgtgtcattttagtGACTGTTTTGC from Sparus aurata chromosome 1, fSpaAur1.1, whole genome shotgun sequence encodes the following:
- the LOC115590005 gene encoding caspase-6-like, whose protein sequence is MANSGEDACGGSVAKGNRTATDRAAYTENLTETDAFIRSSLALDPAEEYKMDNKRRGLALIFNQERFFWRLGLNDRHGTNADRYNLEKRLKELNFEVKAYENYKQTEVLDKISEAAEADHSDVDCFLLVFLSHGENDQVYTYDGKINVQDITSLFKGDKCRSLVGKPKIFILQACRGDKHDNPVTACDAVDSELKTNEVVVDACAVQTLPAGADFLMCYSVAEGYYSHRETINGSWYVQDLCELLQKFGDSLEFTELLTLVNRKVSMRSVGNSSDRNAIGKKQVPCFASMLTKKLYFRPKK